In Lonchura striata isolate bLonStr1 chromosome 30, bLonStr1.mat, whole genome shotgun sequence, a single genomic region encodes these proteins:
- the ELF3 gene encoding ETS-related transcription factor Elf-3, producing MAGSCEISNIFSNYISAMYQPDEVQPALDMLGQFGDDSNLGLSLPASQPPAQSTDKPQWFSELPYFWTKVQVLEWISYHVEKNKYDASSIDFSCCNMDGHTLCHCSRDQMRLIFGPLGDELYDRLHEITSDELNWIIDLLEKEDATSQTFLNSSQLELGNSCAKDSLEDLKPTNPFTDFTYLPGSMSPGSSDVSGPVMSHSPNSQDSGGSDLDLDPAESKLFPDDHFPGSKKGDSKHGKRKRGRPRKLSKESRDCLENRKSKHSPRGTHLWEFIRDILIHPELNEGLMKWEDRREGVFKFLRSEAVAQLWGQKKKNSSMTYEKLSRAMRYYYKREILERVDGRRLVYKFGKNSSGWKEEEVLNRNKEL from the exons ATGGCAGGATCTTGTGAGATCAGCAACATCTTCTCTAACTACATCAGCGCCATGTACCAGCCCGACGAGGTGCAGCCAGCCTTGGACAtgctggggcagtttggggatGACAGCAACCTGGGGCTCAGCCTCCCGGCCAGCCAGcccccagcacagagcacag ACAAGCCCCAGTGGTTCAGTGAGCTCCCGTACTTCTGGACCAAGGTGCAGGTGCTGGAGTGGATCAGCTACCACGTGGAGAAGAACAAGTACGATGCCAGCTCCATCGACTTCTCCTGCTGCAACATGGACGGGCACACGCTGTGCCACTGCAGCAGGGACCAGATGCGCCTCATCTTCGGGCCCTTGGGGGATGAGCTCTACGACCGCCTGCATGAGATCA CCTCTGATGAGCTGAATTGGATCATTGATTTGCTAGAAAAAGAGGATGCGACTTCCCAGACCTTCCTCAACTCCAGCCAGCTGG AGCTGGGAAATTCCTGTGCCAAGGACTCCCTGGAGGACTTAAAGCCCACAAACCCTTTCACAGACTTCACCTACTTGCCGGGTTCCATGTCCCCAGGCAGCTCTGATGTCTCAG GGCCTGTGATGTCCCATAGCCCCAACTCTCAGGACTCCGGTGGAAGTGACCTCGACCTCGACCCTGCAGAATCAAAGCTCTTTCCTGATG ACCACTTTCCAGGCAGCAAAAAAGGGGACAGCAAACACGGCAAGCGGAAACGGGGACGGCCCCGAAAACTCAGCAAGGAGAGCAGAGACTGCCTGGAGAACAGGAAGAGCAAGCACT CCCCAAGAGGTACCCACCTGTGGGAGTTCATCCGGGACATCCTGATCCACCCTGAGCTCAACGAGGGGCTGATGAAGTGGGAGGACCGGCGGGAGGGGGTCTTCAAGTTCCTGCGCTCGGAAGCGGTGGCTCAGCTCTGGGgccagaagaagaaaaacagcagcatGACCTACGAGAAGCTGAGCAGAGCCATGCG ATACTACTACAAACGAGAGATCCTGGAGAGAGTCGATGGACGACGGCTGGTGTACAAGTTTGGGAAGAACTCCAGCGgctggaaggaagaggaggtgcTCAACAGGAACAAGGAGCTGTAG